ACTTCTGAAAAGTGATATGCCGGCCGGTAATCATCAGGTGAAGTTTGATGCAAAGGGTATTGCGTCAGGTGTTTATGTTTTCAGGCTTCAGGCGGGGAATTATTCCTCGGCAATCAAGATGGTGGTTGGGAAGTAGATTAGAAATAAAAATGATTTTGTTAACAAAATATTAAGGCATTTGCCATGAAAAAGCTGATTAACTCTTTGTTATTCTTAACATTCCCCTTGATGGCACAATGGGTACAAATTGCACCTGCTCCTACAGCCTATGACATGACAACGGTATGTGCTCTCTCACCTGATAAAGTGCTTATTGCGGGCAAGGGTGGTGTAATTGCAATCTCAACAAATCGCGGAATCAAATGGGAGGCAAAGGTACACTCGACGAGAGAAGACTTTTTGGATGGCGATTTTTACAACGAAAACATCGGGATACTGTCAACTGAAGGGAACATACTTAAGACAACCAATGGCGGGGAATCGTGGGTCAGAATTTATCAGTCGGACAATGATCATATAATTAAAGTTAAGATGTTTGACACACAAAATTATGCTGCCGTTTCCAATTCGAATTACTTAATCCGTTCTTCAAATGGAGGACAAACATGGGAACGGTCTTCCACAATACCTGAAGGGAAGTTCCATGCTGCATCCCTGAACGGTATGAACGAAATGTATCTGCTTGCGGATACCAGCTTTGTGGTAACTACCGACGGGGGTACAACATTCTCCTCCTGGCTGACCACATTCCCGCCTTTGGGAGTAACAAGATTTGATGTAGTGTATTTTGCAGATTCTCAACATGGTGTCGTCACGAAAATGGGTGGAAGCGGCATCAAGACAACAGATGGCGGACACACCTGGAACCTGGTTGAATTTCCCTCAATCTACTCACCAAGAATTTATGGAATTCATGGCGTCAATGAAAAAGTAATGATTACAGGTGAGTTCAGATTTGTACTCAAGACTTCTGACATTGGGAGTACATGGAGCTCCTTCACCCCGGCTCCGACCCAATTTCTGTATGATGTAACATGTTTCAGGGACAGCATCTGGTTCGCCTGCGGAAGTGGTGGTGCCTTCCAGAGTTCCACCGATTTTGGAGCCACATGGAACTATTTTCCACCCTCTACTACAGATAAAAGAATAAACAAAATTTTCTTCCTGAACGAAGAAATTGGATATATTGCGTATACAAACGGACTTAAGAAAACAACGAACGGAGGGAACGATTGGATTGCTGTTAACGACAATCTACCGATGATACCTTCCATACATTTTTTTGATGAGCAAAATGGACTGGTTCTCGATTATGAGAATATTTTCAGGACCACAGACGGAGGGGTAACGCTCTCTTCTCCTTACAGTTTTTCGAGCAATTCTGTTTTTTGTGTTTTGCCAAATGGAAAAGTGCTCGTTGCGGGACCTTCCGGAACCATGATTAAATCCGCTGACCGGGGTGCAACATGGACAAACATAACCACCAACACAACAAAGAGGATCAGGCATATCTATTTCCTTGACTCCTTAACGGGATTTTTTGTCGCAACAGACCAGATTGGTAAATCAACCGATGGTGGAGAGACCTGGCAAGTTAACTCAACTTCTGCAAATCAGTATCTGCAAAAATTTGTTTTTTACGATCAATTGGAAGGTGTTGGAATAGAGGATAAGAAAATATTCCACACTTCTGATGGCGGAAGAACCTGGGTACTGATTAAAACAGCAGAAAATTTTCTCAGAACCATTGTCAGGGACGGGGATCAGGACGCGATTATGTGCAGTTATCTTGGACAGATATTGAGAAGTCATGATCGTGGGATGAGTTGGCAGTCGGACATACCAATCACATCCGTAAGCCTCTCTGATATTTTTAGAACCAACGCAGGAACATTATATGTCTCAGGTGATAAAGGGACTGTTCTGAAGGAATCGGAAAGCAGCAATATCTTTGTTGGTATCGAGGATGAAAGCCACACTCTTCCTGTAAACTTCTCCCTCTCCCAAAACTACCCAAATCCCTTCAATCCGGAGACGGTAATCCGTTTTTCACTTCCCAAAGCAGGATTGGTGAAAGGAGTTGTTTACGACATTCTTGGGAGAGAGGTCGCCACACTTCTAAATGGCGACTGGACGGCGGGTAACCATCAGGTGAAGTTTGATGCAAAAGGTATTGCCTCAGGTGTTTATGTTTTCAGGCTTGAGGCAGGGAATTATTCTTCGGCGATAAAGATGGTGGTTAATAAATAGAGTGAAGAACTAATTAAGAAAACTCATAGATGGTGTTTACAATGAAAAAACTGACTCTTATTTTGTTGATTTTATCCATTCAAATGATGGCTCAATGGGAGCAAATAGCGCCTGCACCTACTTCTTATAATCTTACTACCGTATGTGCGCTTACATCATCCAAGGCACTTGTTGCCGGACAGTCCGGGTTTCTCGGGATAACGACTGACAGAGGAGCATCCTGGACGACCAAAATCTGGGCAACTCGACAGGACTTCCTCGATGGTGACTTCTGTGACGAAAACAAAGGGTTGCTCTCTTCCCGTGGAGCTATTATCAAAACAACTGACGGAGGCGATTCCTGGGAGAAGATTTATAACTCTCCGGATGCCGAAATTATCAAAGTCAGAATGTTTGATGATTTGAACTTTGCCGCTGTCACGGATAAAAATTTTGTGCTACGCACTACAAACGGTGGTGAATCGTGGCAGATATCAGTTACTGTTCCGGAACGGAAATTTCATGCAGCCTCAATTCTTGATATGAACCGGATGTTCATTCTGGCTGATTCCTTTTTGGTTTCGACTTCTGATGGCGGGCAGACATTTTCGAGCAAGCCGGTGATTCTGCCGGTGCTGGGTTGGCACCAACTGGATGTTGTCCACTTCTTTGATTCAATGAACGGAATTGCATCAAGACACGGAGGTGGTGGATTCAAAACGACAGACGGTGGTGAAACATGGTCGATGCCTGTTCAACCATCGGCTTATATCCCTTCAATACACGGGATTCACGGCAGGAATTCCAGGGCAATGATAGCAGGTGAATTTAGATATATTATGAAGACTTCCGACTCGGGTATAACCTGGAACTCGTTCACACCCGGTCCCGAAAAAATTCTGCTCGATGTATCCTCCTTTGATGAAAATGTCTGGTTTGCTTCCGGAGAAGCAGGGGCATTCCAAAGCACCACCGACTTTGGTGCGACCTGGCAGTACCGCCAGTCTTCAACAACAGATAAAAACATATTGAACATCGACTTTTTTGATGATTCCACAGGGTTAATCGGATACGGGTGGGGATTGAGCAAAACCACAAATGGTGGCTATGACTGGAGTGTCGTCAGTACAAATCTGCCTTTGATCTATGAAATGAGTTTTATTGATAAACAAGTTGGATGTTTTATAGCGTCAGACTCAATTTTCAGGACTACTGACGGTGGAGTCACTTTTACGAAAACATGGTCAATGTATGGACTGCAAGTAGTCTATGTTGCTCCCAATGGTAGAGTTTTTGCAGGTGGCTCAAGCGGGAGACTGGTTGTAAGCTCTGATAGCGGTGCAACCTGGTCGTACTTGAACTCCCTTGTTACATCAAATATTAGTACTATTCAGTTTCTCGACTCACTGACTGGTTACTTCGTTTCAAGCAATAAGATTGGGAAGACTACAGACGGCGGGGATAGCTGGAATGTATCGCAATTTTCATTTCCCGGAGGTCTTTACAAATTTTTCTTTTTCGATGAGACTGAAGGAATCGGCTTTTCGGAGACCAGAACTTACATCACCCGTGATGGTGGGCTGACCTGGAGTCTCGTCCTGACTGCACCCTCTACGATACGAGATCTGATGCGAGATGGTGAAAACGGAGCGATAATGTGTTGTTTGTACGGGCGTATCTATACTTCCCAGGACAGGGGATTAACCTGGCAGTTGAACGAACCAGTTACCAGCACCCACTTAAGAATTATGACCCAAACCCCGGGTGGTACAGTTTTCATTGGTGGCGATAAAGGAACCGTGATAAAAGAGTCTCCTGAGAGTAATGTTTTTACAGGAATTGAAGACAAACGAATCGAGATACCAAAATCTTTTACCCTCTCCCAAAACTACCCCAACCCCTTCAATCCGGAGACGGTAATCCGATTTTCACTTCCCGAAGCGGGATATGTTAAGGGTGTCGTTTATGACATTCTTGGCAGAGAGGTCGCCACACTTCTGAAAGGTGATATGCCGACGGGTAATCATCAGGTGAAGTTTAATGCGAAGGGAATTGCCTCGGGTGTTTATGTTTTCAGGCTTGAGGCGGGGAATTATTCCTCGGCGATAAAGATGGTGGTTAATAAATAACCAACGAAGACAAGGAGCAATGGTACAACCTTGAATGGTTGTGCCATTTGAACAAATGTTGGGTTCGGTCCGTGATGTACTTTTTGTTGAGATCACAGAAAATCATAAATTTACAGGTAAAATAATTTTATGCAGGTAGTTTTGGAAACTTCTTTGTTACCCTTCTTAATGGAGTATCGCGGTCGGTTATGGCTCCCGATAGTTCTTCTTCTGTTTTTCACCAATTCCTATGCCCAAAAAGAATGGTTCTACAGAAGCCCGACCAAGTTTTATATCGTCTCCTCCATTTCAGTGGTAGATTCACATTACATTTTCGTAGCCGACCGCAACGGGCTTCATAAAACCACCAACGGGGGCTACACCTGGACCAAAATAATCTCTAAGACATACGGCAACGCACAGGTCAGATTCAGATCAAGAACCCACGGCATACTGGTAAATGATGGTCCGATCATCTCGACAACTGATGGTGGTCTAACCTGGCAACCCGTGCCGGGTGGCGGCGCGGACGCGAATATTTTCTTTACCGACTCGCTTAAAGGGATTACTTTTAATACAAGTTCAGAGTCGAGCGGATTCAAGATCTCACTCGGGAAAACAACTGACGGTGGAATGACCTGGCAGTACACTCCCACATATCTACACCCCGGGGTTATCTTCCGGACCGACCGTGTTGACAGCACAATTTGGGGATTCGGGTCAATTCTGTCTCAGGGCAATCCGGCTCCTGTGTTGGGAACACTTGTGGCACATTCCACGAATGACGGTGCAACATGGATCACCGACAGCTCGTTCTATAATTATACTAACTGGACAGGACTCGTTGTAATGCGCCCATCTGCGGTTTTCGCTGTGGTGTCAAACCGTGTTCTTAAAATAAGTACAGACGGAGGAGATAATTTCGTCCATTATCTCAACCCGAGAAACCTGTTTTCACCCAGGAAATCGGGTGATTCCATTATTTATGCCGGCTCTGACTCCGGCTACATCGCCACTTCACGGGATTTTGGGCTAACCTTTACTTATACCAAACTGAACACTCAGGAACAGATTAAATGGCTTGAGATCACCCCCGAAGGTGAGGGCTACGCCATTTCAAGCGATTACCATCTCTATTCAACCGTGAAGATCGCCCCACCTGTTGTCGGCGTTGAAGATCCGGAGGTAGTCCCGGCTGTCTTCTCCCTCTCCCAAAACTACCCAAACCCCTTCAATCCTGAAACGGTAATTCGTTTTTCACTTCCCGAAGCGGGATTCGTGAAAGGGGTAGTTTATGACATTCTCGGCAGAGAGGTTGCAACACTTCTGAAACGGGACATGCCGGCAGGTAACCATCAGGTGAAGTTTGATGCGAAGGGAATTGCCTCGGGTATTTATGTTTTCAGGCTCGAGGCGGGGTATTATTCTTCGACCATAAAGATGGTGGTTGGAAAGTAGGGTCATAGTCAAGGATAAACAAATATGAGGAATTGAAAGTGTATTATTTGAAATTGTTTTTGTTGCTCTCTATTCTTTCGTGTGCAATAACTGCACAGACGCTTGATCACACAGTGAGAAGAATAGCACCTCGTCCCACTTCAAGGGACATCATGTATGTCACAAAACTTGGTGACAGCAGAATTGTTGCAGCAATGAAGCCGACAGGGTTGATTTACAGCAGTGATAACGGAATAACATGGACAGAAGATCTCACACTTAAAACCACAAATCCCCCCTCAAATATTGTGTATTTGTCGGAAGGAACATTTGCAGGGACATCTACAAAGGGTGAATTCTTCATTACATACAACGGCGGAATTACTTTTTCGGTAAAATCTTTGCTTTCGGGGGCATTACCTGCATTCACTTTTTCAAAAATGGTATTTGCGAATGAGAAAGTCGGAGTTGCTGTTTATTATGCCGAGTCCGCAAAACATCTGTTGAGAACCACTGACAGTTGGGCGACTCAATCAAACATGGCTACACCCCCCGAATACCTTGGTGGAGACATACATATCTCACCCGACTCTTCTCTTATAATCAGTACCCGTAATTGTATCTATCGTTCGTCCGATCTCGGGACTTCCTGGATACCTGTTTACTACTCCAAACAGGGAAATTTCCTCGATCATGGAGACGGCAACATCTCATTCTTTTCTTCTTCGGATTCCGTAGTTACATCTTCCGATTTGGGTTTAACATGGAATTACAGAGCTAAATCGCCCCGTAATCTAAACATCAGTCAGGCAGTCCGATTGGGTAACGGTACCGTGTATGTTCCAAATATCAGACTTGATACTCTTTACAGAGCTACCGCTGACCTGTTAAACTGGACGATGGCAAAAAACCTCGGTACTTATCTCAAAGGTTCCCCCAGAGGATTTGTGACATTAAGCGACACACTTGCTTATTTGGTTGGGGATTATGGATACATTTATCGCTATTCGGGACCTGATTTAAGCAGAAAAATGATTTCCGAGGCATATGTGCCTACCCCAAGGGCAGCCTTTTGTGATACCCTCCATGCCATTACAACCCGTGGTAACTTCACATCAGACGGCGGCATGACATGGGCGGATGGTTTCACCTGGCCTCCACCCGGTGCTCCGGAATATGTAAGCTATGTCACCCTTTCACCAATTGGGCTAGGTGTCGTGGGATTTAACACCAGAGCGCAGTTCCCGCCAAATCCGTCATATGTCGATTACACTTTCATCGTAGTTACAACCAACTTTGGGGCCTCGTGGGTAAACGCTCAGGAAGATTATGCTCGCTTAACCTATGATTTGACCTCAATGGGAGATTCAATGATGATTTATTCTTATGTGCAAACCGAGTTGGGGTGGTACTACCAGATTGGAATCATTTCAAAAGTCGATACAGGTTTCAGCAGAAGGATGGTAATGGCCCCCGGGAAAGTGGTAGACCTTGCTGCAATTAATTCAAGGAAGATGATCCTCGCCGCGACATCCGACTCACTTCTGGTTTCATACGACACCGCCCGGACATGGAGATTGCTGCTTCGCCCCGGTAGACCAATTTACGAGGTTACTGCAACTGAAGCCGGTACGATCCTCCTGACAACAGGTGGATATTTGTTCACTTCAACAAACTTTGGAACAACATGGGTGCCCGTTTACACCTTCGCCGGAGATGGGTACTATGCCATTAGCCCCAACGGACTGTTGGCTTTCAGCAATAGCAATGTTGTTAAATATCAGCACAGGAACTGGCAGTATTGGAGAACCTTTGATTACAACTTTGTCGAAAATATCCGGAACCTGCAATTCCTCGATGAGACGATCTTAATGGTTCAGACAGACCGGGGTGCGTATTACCGGATAGATATTTCCGATACCGTCACAACCGCTGTTGAATCTGAAAACCCACCACAAGATCCGGCTGTCTTCTCCCTCTCCCAAAACTACCCAAACCCCTTCAATCCTGAAACGGTAATCCGGTTTTCACTCCCCGAAGCGGGATTTGTGAAAGGAGTGGTTTATGATATTCTTGGGAGAGAGGTCGCCACACTTCTGAAAAGTGACATGACCGCCGGAAATCATCAGGTGAAGTTTGATGCGAAGGGTGTTGCCTCGGGTATTTATGTTTTCAGGCTCGAGGCGGGGAATTATTCATCGGCGATAAAGATGGTGGTTGGGAAGTAGAGGAGGTGCCGGATTTCTACCCATATATCTCTTTTACAGGTATTAGGTTTTAGGTATTAGGTATTATTTTGAAGACTTATGAGTTATATCCAGTGAGTCAGCTCATAGTTCATAGATCATAGTTCATCGCTAATCTTTTTGTACTCTCCCGTTAAATTGATATTTTGCAAGTTCAGTTTTTATTTTTTCCCCAACAAATGTTAAAAGGACTATGGCTGATACATCAGATCTCAGGAATGGACTAATAATTAAATTTAAGAACGACTTGTTTACAGTTGTAGAGTTTCAGCATGTGAAACCCGGCAAGGGAGGGGCATTTGTTCGTACCTCTCTAAAAAGTCTCACCACAGGGAGAGTATTGGACAATACATTCCGATCAGGCGAAGGGATAGATATAGTTAAGGTGGAGCGAAGGAAATTCCAATACCTTTATGCTGATGGTCAATCACTTGTCTGTATGGACAACGAAACCTACGATCAGATGAATGTACCGATTGCCACTTTTGGTGACGGAATAAAGTTTATTAAAGAGGGTACCGAAGTTGATATGCTTATGGATGGCGAAAAAATCGTGAGCGTTGAACTTCCGGTACATGTAGCTCTTAGAGTGGTGGAAACAGAACCCGGATTCAGGGGTGACACTGCAACAAATGCGTTAAAACCTGCGAAAATGGAAACAGGAGCCACAGTAATGGTTCCACTTTTCATTAACGAAGATGACCTTCTGAAGATAGATACCCGCACGGGTGACTATATGGAAAGAGTTAAATCTTAATTTTTTTAATATAACACAGGTTAAACATGGATATTAATTTAATCCGTCGTCTTGTCAAGCTGGTAGAAACAAGCGGAATCTCTGAACTCGAGATCGAAGAGAAAGAGTCGAGAATCTACATTTCCAAATATGGAAGTGCAGCCCCCGGAGCTGTAAACTACACAGTTGGCGCTCCGCAGCATGCTCCTGCACCTCATCCGGTTGCCCAACACCCGGCCCCTGCACCTGAGTCTGCGCCGGCTGCCAACGAAAAACTGCATGAAATTAAATCGCCAATTGTTGGCACCTTCTATCGTTCACCCGCTCCTGATGCCGATTCCTATGTAAAGGTTGGCGACAGAGTGGAACAGGGTTCTGTGCTTTGCATCGTTGAAGCCATGAAGCTGATGAACGAAATAGAATGCGACATTTCAGGAACAGTTGCCAAAATAATGGTTGACAACGGAAGGCCTGTTGAATATGGACAATTACTTTTCCTTATTAAACCCGATTAAAGACGGTCAACTATTTATTTGAGGTAAAGATTGTTCAAGAAAATACTTATAGCCAACCGTGGTGAGATAGCCCTTCGGATTATCAGAGCCTGCAAGGAACTCGGAATAAAGACCGTTGCAGTTTACTCGGAAGCCGATAAAAATTCACTCCATGTAACTTTTGCTGATGAAGCTGTGTGCATAGGACCCGCAGAAAGCCGCAATAGCTATCTGAAAGTGCCCGTGATTATGTCAGCCGCAAATGTAACAGGTGCCGATGCCATCCATCCCGGATACGGATTTTTAGCTGAAAACGCCAATTTCTCTGAAATTTGTGCCGAATCAGGAATAAAATTTATCGGTCCAACCGCTGAAATGATTCGCACGATGGGTGACAAAGCTGTCGCAAAAGACACGATGAAAAAGCACAATGTCCCCGTTATCCCCGGAAGTGACGGCATTATTGATGATCCTGCAGAAGCTCAGAAAATAGCGACTGCTATGGGATTCCCCGTAATCATAAAAGCCTCTGCGGGTGGTGGTGGAAAGGGTATGCGTGTCGTTCGTGAGGAGTCGGAATTTAATCTTGCGTTCATAACAGCAAGAGCGGAAGCCGAAGCAGCCTTTGGTAACGGTGATGTTTATATCGAAAAACTCGTTTTGAATCCCCGGCATGTCGAAGTGCAGGTAATTGGTGATCAGCACGGCAACCATTACCACTATGGTGAAAGAGACTGCTCAGTACAAAGAAGACACCAAAAGTTAATTGAGGAATCCCCCTCCCCCGCTCTCGATCAGGAACTTCGCGACAGGATGGGTGCTGCTGCTGTAAAAGCCGCAAAATCGATCAATTATGAAAGCGTCGGTACCGTAGAGTTCCTTTTGGACAAAGACAAAAATTTCTATTTTATGGAGATGAACACCAGAATTCAGGTTGAGCATCCCGTAACCGAGATGGTTTATGAAACAGACCTCGTGAAGCAGCAAATACTCGCTGCCGCCGGTTTTGTGATTGAACCTCCCAACAACAGACCCAAAGGTCACGCTTTTGAGTTCAGAATCAACGCAGAAGACCCCGATAACAACTTCAGACCGTCACCCGGAAGAATTGAATCTCTCAATTTCCCCGGTGGACTCGGAGTAAGGATCGACTCCCACATTTACCAGTCATACACCATACCTCCGTATTACGATTCGATGGTAGCAAAACTGATAGTCTGGGACAAAGACAGAACCTCAGCGATTCAGAAAGCAAAACGGGCTCTGGGTGAGTTCATTATCGAAGGGATCAAGACTACAATTCCCTTCCACCTTGATGTTTTAGAAGACGAAAGGTTTATTTCGGGTGACTTTGATACATCGTTCCTCGAAGATTTTAAACCTAAAAACAAAAATTAACCCCCGGGAGACAAGATGAATATTCCATCTGATTTAAAGTATACAAAAGAACATGAATGGATTCGCATTGAAGGCAACACCGGCTATATCGGAATTACCGATTATGCCCAGGGTGAGCTTGGCGATGTGGTCTTTGTTGATATCACTAAAGCTGAAGGCGACTCACTTTCCGTTGACGAGAACTTCGGAACCATCGAAGCCGTAAAAACAGTAAGCGAACTTTATGCACCATGCAGCGGTAAAATCGTTGAGATTAATTCCTCTCTCGGCGATTCGCCTGAAAACATTAATCAGGACCCCTACGACAAAGGCTGGATGATAAAGATAGAGATTGCAAATCCTGCCGAACTTGATGCTCTGCTCGATGCTGCAGCTTACGGTGAACTTGTCGGAGCATAGTCTCTAAAGATTGTTTTTCCCCAGGGCTGTTTCATTAATTGAGACAGCCTCTTTTTTAATTTATCCAAACACTTTATAAACCAGGTTTCAAACTCTATGACCGGATCATCGATTCTCATAATCGACTTTGGTTCTCAGTATACTCAACTGATCGCCCGAAAGGTCAGGGAGTTATCTGTTTTTTCGCTCATTCATCCCCATACCATTTCTCCTGAAACGATAAAAGAGATCAACCCCAAAGGGATTATCCTGTCGGGGGGTCCCATGTCAGTAAAGGATGATGGTGCTCCGATGATTGATGAGGAAATTTTCTCGATGGGCATCCCTGTACTGGGAATCTGTTACGGATTGCAGTTGATTTCATACACTCTTGGCGGAATAGTCGAAAAAGCCGACAAAAGAGAGTACGGAAAAGCGATATTTAATGTTTTGGAGGAAAATCCTCTTTTTGAAGGGATTCCCTCTGAATCAACAGTATGGATGAGCCACGGCGATCATGTAAAGACACTTCCCTATGGATTCAGAAAAATCGGATCATCCCCTAATACAGAAAATTGTGCCATTGTCTCGGATGACAAACCTGTCTACGGCCTTCAGTTCCACCCCGAAGTGTACCACACCGGATACGGCAAGGATATCCTCTCAAATTTTATTTTTTCGATTTGCGGCTGCAAACCTGACTGGAATCCGGGCGCATTCATCGATGAAAGCATCGCAAAAATAAAGAACGAGGCGGGTGGTTCCACTGCAATTTGTGCACTGAGCGGAGGAGTAGATTCAACTGTGGCAGCAGTGCTTGTCCACAGAGCCCTCGGTGAAAACCTTGTTTGTGTCCACATCGACAACGGGCTTATGAGGAAAAACGAATCCGCGAAGGTTGTAAAGCTGTTAAGAGAAAGAACCGGACTGAAAATAATCCATGTGGATGCCGCATCACTCTTTCTCGAGAGACTTGCCGGTGTGTCGTCCCCTGAGGAAAAACGAAAAATTATCGGACATACTTTTATCGAGGTATTCGAAGAGGAAGCAAAAAAGATTGAAAACGCTTCATTTCTTGTTCAGGGCACGCTTTATCCCGATGTAATTGAATCAGTTCCCGTAAAAGGGGCTTCGGTTACGATAAAGTCCCATCATAATGTTGGCGGACTACCCGAAAAAATGAACCTGAAACTCATTGAGCCGCTTCGTGAACTATTTAAAGATGAAGTCCGGAAAATCGGGCTTTCTCTCGACATTCCCGAAGACCTGATAAAAAGGCACCCCTTCCCCGGTCCCGGACTCGCAGTAAGAGTTCTCGGCGACATTCAGGAGGAGAGACTGGAGATTCTCCGGAACGCCGATGAGATATATATCGCCAAAATAAAGGAATATGACCTTTACGATAAAATCTGGCAGGCTTTTACGGTGCTGCTGCCTGTGCAGACAGTTGGTGTTATGGGTGATCAAAGAACCTATGAGAATGTCCTGGCTCTAAGAGCGGTCACTTCTGTGGATGGAATGACAGCCGACTGGTACAGGTTCGACCACGATTTCCTTGCCGATGTCTCCAATTCAATCATTAATCATGTAAGAGGCGTAAACAGGGTTGTTTATGATATCAGCTCGAAACCGCCGGCAACGATAGAGTGGGAATGAAAAACGAGAAACAATTTGAGCTTACTCATCGTTTAAAGAGGGCTCAGGAATTTGAAGGCGGTGGAAAAATCCTCCATGCCATTCAACTTTATCAGGCAATTATAGATGATTTTCCTGATGATACCACAGCTTGGTTCCGTCTCATTGAGATTTATGAGAATATGGAGAAAATGGATTCCGCCCTTAAGATTATGGACGAACTCCGGGAGCATCTGCCCGATGAACTGGAAGTGAAACTCTTTACGGGTCACTTCTACTTTAAGTATCAGATGTGGGAGGAATCGATTGCCGTGTTGAACGGGGTGGAGAT
The nucleotide sequence above comes from Ignavibacteria bacterium. Encoded proteins:
- a CDS encoding T9SS type A sorting domain-containing protein is translated as MKKLINSLLFLTFPLMAQWVQIAPAPTAYDMTTVCALSPDKVLIAGKGGVIAISTNRGIKWEAKVHSTREDFLDGDFYNENIGILSTEGNILKTTNGGESWVRIYQSDNDHIIKVKMFDTQNYAAVSNSNYLIRSSNGGQTWERSSTIPEGKFHAASLNGMNEMYLLADTSFVVTTDGGTTFSSWLTTFPPLGVTRFDVVYFADSQHGVVTKMGGSGIKTTDGGHTWNLVEFPSIYSPRIYGIHGVNEKVMITGEFRFVLKTSDIGSTWSSFTPAPTQFLYDVTCFRDSIWFACGSGGAFQSSTDFGATWNYFPPSTTDKRINKIFFLNEEIGYIAYTNGLKKTTNGGNDWIAVNDNLPMIPSIHFFDEQNGLVLDYENIFRTTDGGVTLSSPYSFSSNSVFCVLPNGKVLVAGPSGTMIKSADRGATWTNITTNTTKRIRHIYFLDSLTGFFVATDQIGKSTDGGETWQVNSTSANQYLQKFVFYDQLEGVGIEDKKIFHTSDGGRTWVLIKTAENFLRTIVRDGDQDAIMCSYLGQILRSHDRGMSWQSDIPITSVSLSDIFRTNAGTLYVSGDKGTVLKESESSNIFVGIEDESHTLPVNFSLSQNYPNPFNPETVIRFSLPKAGLVKGVVYDILGREVATLLNGDWTAGNHQVKFDAKGIASGVYVFRLEAGNYSSAIKMVVNK
- a CDS encoding T9SS type A sorting domain-containing protein — protein: MKKLTLILLILSIQMMAQWEQIAPAPTSYNLTTVCALTSSKALVAGQSGFLGITTDRGASWTTKIWATRQDFLDGDFCDENKGLLSSRGAIIKTTDGGDSWEKIYNSPDAEIIKVRMFDDLNFAAVTDKNFVLRTTNGGESWQISVTVPERKFHAASILDMNRMFILADSFLVSTSDGGQTFSSKPVILPVLGWHQLDVVHFFDSMNGIASRHGGGGFKTTDGGETWSMPVQPSAYIPSIHGIHGRNSRAMIAGEFRYIMKTSDSGITWNSFTPGPEKILLDVSSFDENVWFASGEAGAFQSTTDFGATWQYRQSSTTDKNILNIDFFDDSTGLIGYGWGLSKTTNGGYDWSVVSTNLPLIYEMSFIDKQVGCFIASDSIFRTTDGGVTFTKTWSMYGLQVVYVAPNGRVFAGGSSGRLVVSSDSGATWSYLNSLVTSNISTIQFLDSLTGYFVSSNKIGKTTDGGDSWNVSQFSFPGGLYKFFFFDETEGIGFSETRTYITRDGGLTWSLVLTAPSTIRDLMRDGENGAIMCCLYGRIYTSQDRGLTWQLNEPVTSTHLRIMTQTPGGTVFIGGDKGTVIKESPESNVFTGIEDKRIEIPKSFTLSQNYPNPFNPETVIRFSLPEAGYVKGVVYDILGREVATLLKGDMPTGNHQVKFNAKGIASGVYVFRLEAGNYSSAIKMVVNK
- a CDS encoding T9SS type A sorting domain-containing protein, which encodes MLPFLMEYRGRLWLPIVLLLFFTNSYAQKEWFYRSPTKFYIVSSISVVDSHYIFVADRNGLHKTTNGGYTWTKIISKTYGNAQVRFRSRTHGILVNDGPIISTTDGGLTWQPVPGGGADANIFFTDSLKGITFNTSSESSGFKISLGKTTDGGMTWQYTPTYLHPGVIFRTDRVDSTIWGFGSILSQGNPAPVLGTLVAHSTNDGATWITDSSFYNYTNWTGLVVMRPSAVFAVVSNRVLKISTDGGDNFVHYLNPRNLFSPRKSGDSIIYAGSDSGYIATSRDFGLTFTYTKLNTQEQIKWLEITPEGEGYAISSDYHLYSTVKIAPPVVGVEDPEVVPAVFSLSQNYPNPFNPETVIRFSLPEAGFVKGVVYDILGREVATLLKRDMPAGNHQVKFDAKGIASGIYVFRLEAGYYSSTIKMVVGK
- a CDS encoding T9SS type A sorting domain-containing protein encodes the protein MYYLKLFLLLSILSCAITAQTLDHTVRRIAPRPTSRDIMYVTKLGDSRIVAAMKPTGLIYSSDNGITWTEDLTLKTTNPPSNIVYLSEGTFAGTSTKGEFFITYNGGITFSVKSLLSGALPAFTFSKMVFANEKVGVAVYYAESAKHLLRTTDSWATQSNMATPPEYLGGDIHISPDSSLIISTRNCIYRSSDLGTSWIPVYYSKQGNFLDHGDGNISFFSSSDSVVTSSDLGLTWNYRAKSPRNLNISQAVRLGNGTVYVPNIRLDTLYRATADLLNWTMAKNLGTYLKGSPRGFVTLSDTLAYLVGDYGYIYRYSGPDLSRKMISEAYVPTPRAAFCDTLHAITTRGNFTSDGGMTWADGFTWPPPGAPEYVSYVTLSPIGLGVVGFNTRAQFPPNPSYVDYTFIVVTTNFGASWVNAQEDYARLTYDLTSMGDSMMIYSYVQTELGWYYQIGIISKVDTGFSRRMVMAPGKVVDLAAINSRKMILAATSDSLLVSYDTARTWRLLLRPGRPIYEVTATEAGTILLTTGGYLFTSTNFGTTWVPVYTFAGDGYYAISPNGLLAFSNSNVVKYQHRNWQYWRTFDYNFVENIRNLQFLDETILMVQTDRGAYYRIDISDTVTTAVESENPPQDPAVFSLSQNYPNPFNPETVIRFSLPEAGFVKGVVYDILGREVATLLKSDMTAGNHQVKFDAKGVASGIYVFRLEAGNYSSAIKMVVGK
- the efp gene encoding elongation factor P; this encodes MADTSDLRNGLIIKFKNDLFTVVEFQHVKPGKGGAFVRTSLKSLTTGRVLDNTFRSGEGIDIVKVERRKFQYLYADGQSLVCMDNETYDQMNVPIATFGDGIKFIKEGTEVDMLMDGEKIVSVELPVHVALRVVETEPGFRGDTATNALKPAKMETGATVMVPLFINEDDLLKIDTRTGDYMERVKS